A window of the Tunturibacter empetritectus genome harbors these coding sequences:
- a CDS encoding PaaI family thioesterase, translating into MSEDINLPDNARHTPLSMDGNPTIDERANHCFGCGPANPQGLHLRFTTDISNPQAITATCHFQLDRMHEGPPGHIHGGIVAALLDEAMSKLNRPLNVLAMTRHMEIDYLRPAPLYKPLVLIGRHLSRPAKADGTPGRKLFHQGEIQLPDGTVLARSKGLFIAIDEKLLAAGLAQTEI; encoded by the coding sequence ATGAGCGAAGACATAAACCTCCCCGACAACGCCCGCCACACCCCCCTCTCCATGGACGGCAATCCCACCATCGACGAGCGTGCCAACCACTGCTTCGGCTGCGGCCCCGCCAACCCCCAGGGTCTCCATCTCCGCTTCACCACCGACATCTCAAATCCCCAGGCCATCACCGCCACCTGCCACTTCCAGCTCGACCGAATGCACGAAGGCCCGCCGGGCCACATCCACGGTGGCATCGTCGCCGCGCTCCTCGACGAGGCCATGAGCAAGCTTAACCGCCCCCTGAACGTCCTCGCCATGACCCGACACATGGAGATCGACTACCTCCGCCCAGCGCCGCTCTACAAGCCGTTAGTCCTCATAGGCCGCCATCTCAGCCGTCCAGCAAAAGCCGACGGCACTCCTGGTCGCAAGCTCTTCCATCAGGGCGAGATCCAGCTCCCGGACGGCACAGTCCTGGCCCGCAGTAAGGGACTCTTCATAGCCATAGACGAAAAGCTCTTAGCTGCCGGCTTGGCCCAAACCGAAATCTAG
- a CDS encoding glycosyltransferase gives MRSRPQAALTGRYVGLDGGLWMVGELTIVIPAKNEVTMLPRLLESLCRQDYARMAQTRVLVADAGSTDGTVEVALGFRDRLAVEVVPGGLPSVGRNAGAKLATTKYVLFLDADVELPEPTLLRRALWRMERRGLHLATTNIACRQGSLFDDLLYAGNNLMQRVGSFTKPFATGMFMLFDREVFWALGGFNERALFAEDYLLSKGVARQRFRIVRGRVLTTNRRFQKLGHWRMVWMFFKTMVHTWDEEYFLEDQGYWGEAG, from the coding sequence GTGAGGTCGCGGCCTCAAGCTGCGCTTACGGGGCGGTATGTGGGCCTCGACGGAGGCCTCTGGATGGTTGGTGAACTGACGATCGTGATTCCTGCCAAGAACGAAGTGACGATGCTTCCTAGACTGCTGGAATCTCTTTGCCGACAGGACTATGCGAGGATGGCGCAGACGCGGGTACTGGTGGCGGATGCGGGTTCGACTGATGGAACGGTAGAGGTGGCGCTGGGCTTTCGCGACCGGTTGGCGGTGGAGGTGGTGCCGGGTGGGCTGCCTTCGGTTGGACGCAATGCGGGGGCTAAGCTGGCGACTACAAAGTATGTGCTGTTTCTGGATGCGGATGTGGAGCTGCCTGAGCCTACGCTGTTGCGACGGGCGCTCTGGCGAATGGAACGGCGGGGATTGCACCTGGCTACGACAAATATTGCCTGCCGGCAGGGAAGTCTATTCGATGATCTGCTGTACGCGGGAAATAACCTGATGCAGAGGGTGGGGTCGTTTACGAAGCCGTTCGCTACGGGAATGTTTATGTTATTTGACCGCGAGGTTTTTTGGGCGCTGGGTGGGTTCAATGAGCGGGCTCTGTTTGCGGAGGACTATCTGCTATCGAAGGGCGTGGCGCGGCAGCGGTTTCGCATTGTGCGGGGGCGGGTGCTGACGACGAACCGGCGGTTTCAGAAGCTGGGTCATTGGCGGATGGTGTGGATGTTCTTCAAGACGATGGTGCATACGTGGGATGAGGAGTACTTTCTGGAGGATCAGGGGTACTGGGGTGAAGCTGGGTAG
- a CDS encoding DUF5694 domain-containing protein, with product MSNPGHDIHNVNAGDVLQPDRQAEIEKITGALASFHPTEVMAEWPADVASQRYAQYLNSTLAPSRNEVVQLGFRLAKASRLSHFYDIDADGDFPYEPVQVFAQAHGQSQLLERANVEMEASTQTQTALLQSKGIAATLRYLNDPVLLSHSNSFYRQMLRVGAGTQQPGADLLTAWYHRNFLICANIVQNAHPGDRIVIFYGSGHAFLLRQCVTETPGFVLVEPNNFLPQ from the coding sequence ATGTCCAATCCCGGCCACGATATCCATAATGTCAATGCCGGTGATGTGCTCCAACCCGACCGGCAGGCGGAGATCGAGAAGATCACGGGCGCCCTTGCAAGCTTTCATCCCACCGAAGTCATGGCAGAGTGGCCGGCTGACGTGGCTAGCCAGCGCTATGCCCAGTATCTCAACAGCACCCTTGCCCCCAGCCGCAACGAGGTCGTGCAACTCGGCTTCCGACTCGCAAAAGCCTCAAGGCTGAGCCATTTTTATGACATCGATGCAGATGGCGATTTCCCCTACGAACCTGTACAGGTCTTCGCTCAGGCGCATGGGCAGTCACAACTTCTCGAGCGTGCCAACGTTGAGATGGAAGCCTCAACGCAAACGCAAACAGCTTTGCTCCAGTCCAAAGGCATTGCCGCCACTCTGCGGTATCTCAACGATCCCGTCCTTCTCAGCCATAGCAACAGCTTTTATCGCCAGATGCTCCGCGTCGGCGCGGGCACGCAGCAGCCGGGCGCCGATCTTCTTACGGCCTGGTATCACCGCAATTTTCTGATCTGCGCAAACATAGTGCAGAACGCTCATCCGGGTGATCGCATCGTCATCTTTTATGGTTCCGGACACGCCTTTTTGCTCCGACAGTGTGTAACCGAAACACCTGGCTTCGTGCTCGTCGAGCCGAACAACTTTCTACCACAATAA
- a CDS encoding leucine-rich repeat domain-containing protein, translating into MPASSPLHLNLWKKQLGEVPDSVWQQTEIETLVLADNELTQVSGEISRLTKLRMLDLGHNKLSQVPEEIGDLPNLTDFLYLHDNNLSSLPDSFARLTRLRYLNLSENAFQVLPDCVSGMSRLQELRISDNSLESLPISIERLSHLRELHLRNNNLSTLPDSINLLHELRQIDLRGNPLTDLPPAIASLPRLEKLDLRWSRR; encoded by the coding sequence ATGCCAGCCTCGTCACCTCTTCATCTGAACCTATGGAAGAAGCAACTCGGAGAGGTGCCCGACTCCGTATGGCAACAAACAGAGATCGAAACTCTCGTACTGGCCGACAATGAACTCACCCAGGTCTCCGGAGAGATCAGCCGTCTTACCAAGCTTCGCATGCTCGATCTAGGCCACAACAAACTCAGCCAGGTACCCGAAGAGATAGGCGACCTTCCCAACCTCACCGACTTTCTCTATCTTCACGACAATAATCTAAGCTCGCTGCCCGACTCCTTTGCCAGGCTGACGCGCCTGCGCTACCTCAATCTCAGCGAGAACGCATTTCAAGTTCTGCCTGACTGCGTCTCCGGCATGTCTCGTCTACAGGAGCTTCGCATCTCCGACAACTCTCTGGAGTCCCTGCCCATCTCCATCGAACGCCTCTCACACCTCCGGGAGCTTCACCTCAGAAACAATAATTTGAGCACGCTGCCAGACTCCATCAACCTTCTGCACGAGCTGCGTCAGATCGATCTCCGCGGCAATCCGCTCACCGATCTTCCACCTGCCATTGCGAGCCTCCCCCGATTAGAGAAACTAGATCTGCGCTGGTCACGACGCTGA
- the pdxS gene encoding pyridoxal 5'-phosphate synthase lyase subunit PdxS: MADHTHNGNFGTPSLRLKLGLAEMLKGGVIMDVMNVEQARIAEEAGAISVMALERVPAMIRAEGGVARMASPKLIKQIIGAVSIPVMAKARIGHFAEAQVLQHLGVDFIDESEVLTPADETYHIDKHAFTTPFVCGARNLGEALRRIAEGAAMIRTKGEPGTGDVVHAVQHMRQIVREIKALTVLGDEELYNAAKVHGAPYELVRMVAKAGKLPVPNFSAGGIATPADAALMMQLGAETVFVGSGIFMKERATPLDVENDPKEREEAVSRARAIVIATTHFNDPKIVAEASEAVIGSMKGLAAAAIEEQHLMQTRGW; this comes from the coding sequence ATGGCAGATCACACCCACAACGGCAACTTCGGCACCCCGTCCCTCCGCCTCAAGCTCGGCCTCGCCGAGATGCTCAAAGGCGGCGTCATCATGGACGTCATGAACGTCGAACAGGCCCGGATCGCCGAGGAGGCTGGTGCCATCTCCGTCATGGCCCTCGAGCGTGTCCCCGCCATGATCCGCGCCGAAGGCGGCGTCGCCCGCATGGCCAGCCCCAAGCTCATCAAGCAGATCATCGGCGCCGTCTCCATCCCCGTCATGGCCAAGGCCCGCATTGGGCATTTTGCAGAAGCGCAAGTCCTGCAGCATCTCGGCGTAGACTTCATCGACGAATCCGAAGTCCTCACCCCAGCCGACGAGACCTACCACATTGACAAGCACGCCTTCACGACGCCCTTCGTCTGCGGCGCGCGCAACCTGGGCGAAGCCCTCCGCCGCATAGCAGAAGGTGCAGCCATGATCCGCACCAAAGGCGAGCCCGGCACCGGCGACGTCGTCCACGCCGTCCAGCACATGCGTCAGATCGTTCGCGAGATCAAGGCCCTTACCGTATTAGGCGATGAAGAGCTGTACAACGCCGCCAAGGTCCACGGCGCCCCGTATGAGTTAGTAAGAATGGTCGCCAAAGCCGGCAAGCTACCCGTTCCTAACTTCTCCGCAGGCGGCATCGCCACTCCAGCCGACGCAGCCCTCATGATGCAGCTGGGCGCCGAGACCGTCTTCGTAGGCTCAGGCATCTTCATGAAGGAGCGCGCCACACCACTCGACGTCGAGAACGACCCGAAGGAGCGTGAAGAGGCCGTCAGCCGCGCCCGCGCCATCGTCATCGCCACGACTCACTTCAACGACCCGAAGATCGTAGCCGAAGCCAGCGAAGCAGTCATAGGATCCATGAAGGGCCTCGCCGCCGCAGCCATCGAGGAGCAGCACCTCATGCAGACCCGAGGCTGGTAG
- a CDS encoding lipid-binding SYLF domain-containing protein, with product MMTKKFLQTVCATAALTMSLTAAAAAATDMAKLDERIEAAHAVLHELMATPDKGIPDDIAAKATCVAVVPGFKKGAFLVGAQYGQGVVTCRTGHGWSAPAFIQLTGASFGLQAGGQSTDLVLVGTTHDAFDRLLHDKVKLGGDIGVAAGPVGRNSQASTTDAANAGFLTYSRSKGLFAGVDLTGDVVHQNTEDTTAYYGSDVPYEKILGGDVPAKASSEHFIRTVNQMFHASGAH from the coding sequence ATGATGACAAAAAAGTTCTTGCAAACAGTCTGCGCCACTGCGGCTCTTACGATGTCCCTCACCGCCGCCGCCGCAGCAGCCACCGACATGGCAAAGCTCGATGAACGCATTGAAGCCGCCCACGCGGTCCTTCACGAGCTCATGGCCACTCCCGACAAGGGCATCCCCGACGATATCGCCGCCAAAGCCACCTGCGTCGCCGTCGTTCCCGGCTTCAAAAAAGGAGCCTTTCTCGTCGGCGCACAGTACGGTCAGGGCGTAGTTACCTGCCGCACCGGTCATGGCTGGAGCGCCCCTGCCTTCATCCAGCTCACAGGCGCCAGCTTCGGCCTCCAGGCCGGCGGCCAGTCCACAGACCTTGTCCTCGTTGGAACCACCCATGACGCCTTTGACCGTCTGCTCCACGACAAGGTCAAACTCGGCGGCGACATCGGCGTAGCCGCAGGTCCCGTCGGACGAAACTCGCAGGCCTCCACAACCGACGCTGCCAATGCAGGTTTCCTCACCTACTCTCGTAGCAAAGGCCTCTTCGCCGGCGTTGACCTCACCGGCGATGTCGTCCACCAGAACACAGAAGATACCACCGCCTACTACGGCTCAGATGTTCCCTACGAAAAGATCCTGGGAGGAGATGTCCCCGCGAAGGCATCCTCTGAGCATTTCATACGCACTGTCAATCAGATGTTCCACGCCAGCGGCGCTCACTAA
- a CDS encoding nuclear transport factor 2 family protein gives MRRFVLLSLLLVSSVPAIAQPGVVSEIKGREEEFRQAELHYDMVAAAQILADDFVLISASDGKPHDKNWFLPIIGDSSDPMEALDYGDMDVRIYRTSAVVVSTVHEKFLFHGKPVEYSGPRTAVWVKIKRQWRLAAIHVSQISSKANHPLIDCDSGNSGRCHCLDWTGSPPCAN, from the coding sequence ATGCGTCGCTTTGTGTTGCTATCCCTGCTTCTCGTCAGTTCAGTTCCTGCGATCGCTCAACCGGGTGTTGTTTCAGAGATCAAGGGGCGCGAAGAGGAGTTCAGACAGGCAGAGCTTCACTACGACATGGTGGCGGCGGCGCAGATACTGGCCGACGATTTTGTTTTGATCTCCGCAAGCGATGGAAAACCTCACGATAAGAATTGGTTTCTGCCAATCATCGGGGACAGTTCAGATCCCATGGAGGCTCTTGACTACGGAGACATGGACGTTCGCATCTACCGCACTTCGGCAGTTGTCGTTTCTACTGTGCATGAAAAGTTCCTGTTCCACGGAAAGCCCGTTGAATACAGCGGCCCTCGTACCGCGGTCTGGGTCAAGATAAAGCGACAATGGAGACTTGCCGCCATCCACGTTTCTCAAATTTCCTCAAAAGCTAATCATCCCCTGATCGATTGCGACAGCGGAAACTCTGGCAGGTGTCACTGCCTGGATTGGACAGGCTCCCCTCCTTGTGCAAACTGA
- the pdxT gene encoding pyridoxal 5'-phosphate synthase glutaminase subunit PdxT, which yields MTGNHTTSSSPAIGILALQGAYEAHARTLAALAIPTRLIRTPDQLFTSDGRTPSRIPSGTPAGTPAIDGLIIPGGESTTMLKFLERNGFLDSLASFVRTVPTFGTCAGAILLANDVQNPPQISLGALDITIERNAYGRQLDSTILTAPTKLPGGPLEMVFIRAPRITRTGPQVETLATRDDYPVLVRQGHLLAATFHPELGHDPRVHQLFLDLVQNHLSVSSLKA from the coding sequence ATGACCGGAAATCACACAACATCCAGCTCTCCGGCCATCGGCATACTCGCCCTCCAGGGTGCCTATGAAGCCCACGCCAGAACTCTGGCCGCCCTCGCCATCCCAACCCGGCTCATCCGCACACCGGACCAGCTCTTCACCTCGGACGGCCGCACTCCCAGCCGCATTCCAAGCGGCACTCCAGCTGGCACTCCAGCTATTGACGGCCTCATCATCCCCGGGGGCGAGTCCACCACCATGCTCAAGTTCCTCGAGCGCAATGGCTTCCTGGACTCCCTCGCCTCCTTCGTTCGCACCGTCCCCACCTTTGGCACCTGCGCCGGAGCCATCCTCCTTGCCAACGACGTACAGAATCCCCCGCAGATCTCCCTCGGCGCGCTCGACATCACCATCGAACGCAACGCCTACGGCCGCCAATTGGACTCCACCATCCTCACCGCCCCCACCAAACTGCCCGGTGGCCCCCTCGAGATGGTCTTTATCCGCGCCCCTCGCATCACCCGCACCGGCCCTCAGGTCGAAACCCTCGCCACCCGCGACGACTACCCCGTCCTCGTCCGCCAGGGCCACCTCCTCGCCGCAACCTTCCACCCCGAGCTCGGCCACGATCCCCGTGTCCACCAGCTCTTCCTCGATCTCGTCCAAAACCATCTCAGCGTTAGTTCGTTGAAAGCATAA
- a CDS encoding cupredoxin domain-containing protein encodes MISSHLTSACLPGLLLDRAASRSPWLLPRDASVHGLALDDHLLINLWIALALLALAHLILLIGLLTRRHSAPTRLWRIEYLPLAALALLFAVLTLKAERLWASSRYTGASPTALQVEVTGVQFAWYFRYPGPDATFGLTQPKLVAPGEGNPLGLDPTDPHSTDDFISSQLVLPANREVDLRLRAQDVIHGFSIPEMRLKQNAVPGQTIHLHFTPTTPGTYAILCTQLCGLGHYRMNATLLILPRDQFASWLAAKQKAAP; translated from the coding sequence GTGATCTCCTCCCACCTTACGAGCGCTTGTCTCCCCGGTCTCTTGCTCGATCGCGCTGCAAGCCGCAGTCCATGGCTGTTACCCAGAGACGCCAGCGTCCACGGCCTCGCCCTCGATGACCACCTCCTTATCAACCTCTGGATCGCCCTCGCTCTCCTTGCCCTCGCACACCTGATCCTCCTGATCGGCCTCCTCACCCGGCGACACTCCGCACCCACTCGCCTCTGGCGCATCGAGTACCTCCCGCTCGCCGCCCTTGCCCTCCTCTTCGCCGTCCTCACCCTCAAGGCCGAGCGCCTCTGGGCCTCCTCCCGCTACACCGGAGCCTCGCCCACCGCCCTCCAGGTCGAGGTCACCGGAGTCCAGTTCGCCTGGTACTTCCGCTATCCCGGCCCCGACGCCACCTTCGGCCTTACCCAACCCAAACTCGTAGCCCCCGGCGAAGGCAATCCCCTCGGCCTCGACCCTACCGATCCCCACTCCACCGACGACTTCATCTCCTCCCAGCTGGTCCTCCCCGCAAACCGCGAGGTCGACCTCCGCCTCCGCGCCCAGGACGTCATCCATGGCTTCTCCATCCCCGAGATGCGCCTCAAGCAGAACGCCGTCCCCGGCCAGACCATCCACCTCCACTTCACCCCCACCACCCCCGGCACCTACGCCATCCTCTGCACCCAGCTCTGCGGCCTCGGCCACTACCGCATGAACGCCACGCTCCTCATTCTGCCCCGAGACCAATTCGCATCCTGGCTAGCCGCAAAACAAAAGGCGGCCCCATGA
- a CDS encoding cytochrome c oxidase subunit I, translating to MTPPFNTPPAQPQPANTAGKKRRAALFPLRLFSIDHRIIGIQYLVLALISVVIGTVLSLLMRIHLVWPDWHLPLHGPILPEDYLALVTIHGTIMLFFVLTTAPQAGFGNLILPAQIGARSMAFPTLNATSFWLTAAALLILLSSTFVPGGAAISGWTAYPPLSAVASSGPGQALGMDLWLTSIALFAIASTVSSINTLTTIIRNRCNGMTWERLPLTVWGWFTAALLSIIAFSVLLAAILLLLCDRHAGTSFFLPTGDLVNGVLHQGGNGSPLLWLHLFWFFGHPEVYIAILPGMGLTSMLLANFSHRRVFAYRTMILTTLLIGLLGILLWGHHMFVAGLNPFASSAFSISTMAIALPAAAKVLSWLATTWRSKPSYKTPMLFALGFVSLFLTGGLTGPILAQPILDEYLHNTFFVVAHFHLIMAMAGIFGLYAATYYWFPLLTATSQHPGRLFSEPLGNLHFWCTLVGAYAVFLPMHLTGLAGEPRHYAQLTGIPGPGGSLSPAGALLSNTLPLNRFITYAAIFLATAQLVFLFNLVRSLRKGDFASSNPWQATTLEWHPSMNPFPPPSASDTPEMSVHRAPCHYQSNRSEVSFLPQWEPVPLALDEIEDATDTKPE from the coding sequence ATGACTCCTCCCTTCAACACTCCGCCAGCACAACCGCAGCCAGCAAATACCGCAGGGAAAAAGCGCCGCGCAGCCCTCTTCCCTCTCCGCCTCTTCAGTATCGATCACCGCATCATCGGCATTCAGTACCTAGTCCTTGCACTCATCTCGGTAGTCATCGGCACAGTGCTCTCCCTGCTGATGCGCATTCACCTCGTATGGCCTGACTGGCATCTCCCCCTCCACGGCCCCATCCTTCCCGAAGACTACCTGGCGCTCGTCACCATCCACGGCACCATCATGCTCTTCTTCGTCCTCACCACCGCCCCACAAGCCGGCTTCGGCAACCTCATCCTCCCCGCTCAGATTGGCGCTCGCAGCATGGCCTTCCCTACGCTCAACGCCACCAGCTTCTGGCTCACCGCCGCAGCGCTCCTCATTCTCCTCAGCTCCACCTTCGTCCCCGGCGGAGCCGCCATCTCCGGATGGACCGCCTACCCACCCCTAAGCGCAGTCGCCAGCTCAGGCCCCGGCCAGGCCCTCGGCATGGATCTCTGGCTCACCAGCATCGCCCTCTTCGCCATAGCCTCCACTGTAAGCTCCATCAACACCCTCACCACCATCATCCGCAACCGCTGCAACGGTATGACCTGGGAGCGTCTTCCTCTCACCGTATGGGGATGGTTTACTGCCGCCCTGCTCAGCATCATTGCCTTCTCGGTCCTGCTCGCTGCCATCCTGCTTTTGCTCTGCGACCGCCACGCCGGCACCAGCTTCTTTCTCCCCACCGGCGACCTGGTCAACGGCGTCCTCCATCAAGGCGGCAACGGCAGCCCCCTCCTCTGGCTACACCTCTTCTGGTTCTTCGGACACCCCGAGGTCTACATCGCCATCCTCCCCGGCATGGGCCTCACCTCCATGCTCCTCGCAAACTTCAGTCACCGCAGAGTCTTCGCCTACCGCACCATGATCCTCACCACCCTCCTCATTGGCCTCCTCGGCATCCTTCTCTGGGGACACCACATGTTCGTCGCTGGCCTCAACCCCTTCGCCAGCTCCGCGTTCTCCATCTCCACCATGGCCATCGCGCTTCCTGCCGCAGCCAAGGTCCTCAGCTGGCTCGCCACCACATGGCGCTCTAAACCCAGCTACAAAACCCCCATGCTCTTCGCCCTCGGCTTCGTCAGCCTCTTCCTCACCGGAGGCCTCACCGGCCCCATCCTCGCCCAACCCATCCTCGACGAGTACCTCCACAACACCTTCTTCGTCGTCGCTCACTTCCACCTCATCATGGCGATGGCCGGCATCTTCGGCCTCTACGCCGCTACCTACTATTGGTTCCCTCTCCTCACTGCAACCAGCCAACACCCCGGCCGCCTTTTCTCTGAACCCCTAGGTAATCTCCACTTCTGGTGCACCCTCGTCGGAGCCTACGCCGTCTTCCTTCCCATGCATCTCACCGGTCTCGCTGGCGAACCCCGCCACTACGCCCAGCTCACCGGAATCCCCGGCCCAGGCGGCTCCCTCAGCCCCGCCGGAGCTCTCCTCTCCAACACCCTCCCGCTCAACCGCTTCATCACCTACGCCGCCATCTTCCTCGCCACCGCGCAGCTCGTCTTTCTCTTCAATCTCGTCCGCAGCCTGCGCAAAGGAGACTTTGCCTCGTCTAACCCATGGCAGGCCACGACGCTCGAATGGCACCCCTCCATGAATCCTTTCCCCCCACCCTCCGCATCCGATACACCAGAGATGTCAGTTCACCGCGCTCCATGCCACTATCAATCAAATAGGTCCGAAGTTTCGTTCCTGCCGCAATGGGAGCCCGTCCCGCTCGCGCTCGACGAAATCGAAGACGCCACAGACACAAAACCGGAGTAA
- a CDS encoding cytochrome c oxidase subunit 3 translates to MPATITPNKTEQDRKRRVEDHDNGSGRRPPTDKRTGGGGDNDNWNDRPNGRRGPYERLHRYRMGLFFALASDLMFFVAIVSTFFVNQSTGHFDPYNHYVNEWLPTTIPPILWLNTAVLLLSSAAIEFARRNMFRETDVMDEWLGLGKPITRRALPWLAATIALGILFLTGQWIAWRQLALQHIFFKTNQSSHFFYLITGVHAVHLFLGIAGLLTAFTGLYVSRQLETRQILVDGAAWYWHAMGLLWLFLFTLLVFFQ, encoded by the coding sequence ATGCCGGCAACCATCACTCCCAATAAAACCGAGCAGGACCGAAAACGCCGCGTTGAAGACCACGACAACGGCTCAGGCCGACGTCCGCCAACCGACAAGCGAACCGGCGGCGGCGGAGACAACGACAACTGGAATGATCGCCCCAACGGACGCCGCGGCCCCTATGAGCGCCTCCATCGCTACCGCATGGGCCTCTTCTTCGCCTTGGCCAGCGACCTCATGTTCTTCGTTGCCATCGTCAGCACCTTCTTCGTCAACCAGTCCACCGGCCACTTCGACCCCTACAACCACTACGTCAACGAGTGGCTCCCCACCACCATCCCGCCCATCCTCTGGCTCAACACCGCCGTCCTTCTACTCAGCTCCGCCGCCATCGAGTTCGCCCGCCGCAACATGTTCCGCGAGACCGACGTCATGGACGAATGGCTTGGCCTGGGCAAGCCGATCACCCGGCGAGCCCTGCCTTGGCTTGCCGCCACCATCGCTCTCGGCATCCTCTTCCTAACCGGTCAGTGGATTGCCTGGCGCCAGCTCGCTCTCCAACACATCTTCTTCAAAACCAACCAGAGCAGCCACTTCTTCTATCTCATCACCGGCGTACACGCGGTCCACCTCTTCCTCGGTATCGCAGGCCTCCTCACCGCCTTCACCGGCCTCTACGTCTCTCGCCAGCTCGAAACCCGCCAGATCCTGGTCGACGGCGCTGCTTGGTACTGGCACGCGATGGGCCTACTCTGGCTCTTTCTCTTCACCCTCCTCGTCTTCTTCCAATGA
- a CDS encoding copper resistance protein CopC → MPIHAQGCTQCQDNTAATPPQTQAAYRHAIIFMTVTAGTLFLGTLILFKRHR, encoded by the coding sequence ATGCCAATCCACGCCCAGGGTTGCACTCAATGTCAGGACAACACCGCCGCGACTCCACCTCAGACCCAGGCCGCCTACCGCCACGCCATCATCTTTATGACCGTCACCGCCGGCACACTATTCCTCGGCACGCTGATCCTCTTCAAACGCCACCGCTAG